The nucleotide window GGGTCCGAAATACAAGGGGTACCGGCGTCAGAGATCAGCGCCACCGATTTGCCCTGACGCAGCGCGTTCAGGATGCGCTCACCCTTGAACTGCTGGTTATGGTCGAAATAGGAGGTCAGCGGTTTGGAGATGGTGAGGTGATTGAGCAGCTTGAGCGAGTGGCGGGTATCCTCGGCAGCAACCAGATCCACCTCTCCCAGGATGCGCACAGCCCGGTAGGTGATATCCTCCAGGTTGCCGATGGGGGTGGCGATGATGTACAGGGTGCCGCTCGTCATTTGAGGCTCGTGATGTAGCCGCGGATGCCCTCCAGGATGCCTTCGGCGGTCATTTCCTGGTAAGCCGGGTCCTTCAGGCGGGTCTCCTCGTGAGGATTGCTGATAAAGGCGGTTTCCACGAGGATGCTGGGCATGGTGGCGCCGACCAGGACATAGAACGGCCCCTGCTTGACCCCCAGGTTCCTGGCATCGCCGTGGCGGGCGCGGACCTTCTTGTGGAGGGACTTCTGCACCTCTTCGGCCAGATGGGCGGAGTCGTTGAGCTTGTAATTGGCCATCAGATCGAACAGGATCGCCTGCAGAACGCTGACCTTTTCCAGGGAGGTACCGTTCTCCTTGGCAGCCAGCTGGGCCGCTTTCTCGGTCTTGGCCAGATTGAGGTAATAGGTCTCGATGCCGGCTGCCGAGCGGTTGAGGGATGCATTGGCATGGACCGAGACGAACAGGTCGGCATTGACCTTGTTGGCAATGGCGGTGCGTTCCTCGAGCGGAATGAATATGTCGGTGGAGCGGGTCATGACCACATCCAGCCCCAGTTCGTCCCTGAGCATATCCCGCAGCTTGAGGCCGATCGCCAGGACCACATCCTTCTCCATGACGCCGTTGAGCCCCACGGCACCGGAATCATGTCCGCCATGGCCGGGATCGACCACGATCCTACGTATTTTCGAAATCACCGGTTTCCTGGGCGGTTTGGCGATGCGCTCCACCACCCGTTCGATCGCCTTCGGTTCCTCGTGCTTTACCTCAGGTGCCGGTTCCGGCCGCGCGCTGATGCCCGGTTCGAGCCTGGCGATCTCGGTCGGACGTTCCCCGCGCACATCGATGATCAGGCGCGCCGGTTCCGAGAGCGGGAAGACCTTGTAGTCCTTGATGTTCTCGGTGTCCAGCACCACCCGCACCACATCGGCCTTGTACTGGCCGACCCGGGCACCCTTCAGCAGTCCGTCGCCGATGGTGATGTCCTTGACCCCCTTTGCCAGTCTGGTGCGGTTGATGTCGACATAGATCCTGCTCGGCTTGCCATCCTTGCCCTTGCCCAGTTCATGGGCCTCCCAGGTGACATCGCGGTCCAGCTCAAGGGAGATGCGGGTATAGTCCGGGTTGGACCAGTGCTTGATCTCGCTCAGTACGGCCGAGGGGTGAACCGATGCCGACGACTGTTCGGTAAAGACCGCTTTTGGGGCGGCCTTTTTCTTGGCTGCCTGGGCCGGGAGAGGATACAGCAGGCAGATCATCAGGAAACAGACAGCTATGTGAAGAAATCGATTCATGGGATGACTCTGCATGGAACAGATGATTTGAAAAGTATCGTGATTTTTAGCAGAAATCCCTCTGTTTAACAACTGTTGCCGCGCCTGACGGGAATAGGGGCCCGGTTGTTCGGGAGAACATGGCTGTGACAACTGCGTGTGTGCTGCCGCATCGCAGGCAGTTTAGGGCACGCCGGCCCAGGCGTCAAACATTATCCGTCCCTGCATCCTGGGGAACAACGCTCTCATCGAGGGGCAATGCGGATATCCCATCTGCAGGACAGACAGGGAAGGGATAGTCGCGATGATTCCGGAAAACGGCGGGACGTGCTGAAATCATGACGGCATGGCGGTACTTGCAACGCCAGGACCGGCATGGGCGGAGGGCTCACGGGAAGGCCGGCTCCACTCCGATGCCGTGACCGGCACGCTGCAGATCGAATCTGCCGCTGTCGTCCAGGTAGGGTGAGCGCGCCAGGTCGCCTGCGATGAAGAAGGTGGTGTCCAGGTCGATGAAATCGAAGCAACCCAGGCCGGCAGCGAAGTGGGCCGCTGCCGTGATCGACAGGGCCCCCTCTATCATGGCCCCCAGCATGAGGGGGATCGAGTGGGCGGTTGCCAGCCGGGCTATCTCGGCCCCCTCCAGAATACCGCTTTTCATGAACTTGATATTGATGGCGCTGACTGCGCCATTGTCGATGGCTCGCCGGGCAGTGGCCAGCGAGCCGACGCTCTCGTCGGCACAGACCAGGGTGCCGCTGCCTTCCAGGGCGGCCGTGACTGCGGTCAGGCCTTCCCAGTCGTGCTTCGGCACCGGCTGTTCGAGCAGTATCGGCCGAACGCCGCCGCGATCGAGCCTGTCCATGAACGCCAGCATCTGCTCGGCCCCATACCCCACATTGGCGTCCAGGGTCAGCTCGCAGCCGGGCACGATCTCCTGCACCGCCAGGACGCGTTGCAGGTCCAGTTCCTCGTCCCTGCCGATCTTGATCTTGAATCGAGTAAAGCCCCGCGCCGCGTAGTGCCGGGCAGCAGCACGAGCCTCTTCGAGGGTGCCGATCACGACGGTGATGTCCGTGGCAAAGGAAAGCCGGGGCCGATGCGGTGCCGCCGGCGCGAAGAGCTGGTGGAACGGGATCCTCCTCATGCGGGAGCTGATGTCCAGCAGTGCCATTTCCAGGGCTGCCAGGGCCGCATGATTGCCCGCCAGGGCAGGGGCGAACTCGCGGCAGGCTTCCTCCGGATCGTCTGTTTTGCGCCCTTTCAGGGATGCGGCAACAGTCTGCAGGTTGGCCAGGGTGGTGGCCACGGTTTCGCCAGTAATGTGGGCGGCAACGGCCGCTTCGCCGTAACCGCAGATGCCGTCGCTGGTCCGGAGTCTGAGAAAGACGTTTTCCAACTCATCGTGCTGCCCGGTGGCAATCCGAAACGGCGTGATCATCGGTGCTTTGATGATCGCAACTGTTGCATCCTCTATCGCAAACGAGACTCTTTCCATGTCATGCACCTCCAGGGTCGGTAGCAGCATTGAAAATCCATGAAACCTATATCCAATCTGAACACAACCGGACTGTCCGGCGAATCAGCAATCTTGTGCGCCAGGGGCGGTAAAGTGGTACTTCTCAATTTCAGGTTTGTATCCTGTTTATCAGTAGTCTGCTAAGCCCTGGTGGTGAGCCAGATGCCGGAGAAGATCAGGCCGATGCCGGTTACCTGGAACAGGTGCAGCGACTCCCCCAGGAACATGATCGACAGGAGCGTGCCAAAGACCGGCATCAGGTGCAGGAAAAGCCCGGCTCTGTTGGCCCCCACCTGGCCCACCGCCTGATTCCAGAAGATGAAGGCCAGGACCGAGGGGAAAAAGGCCACATAGAGCAGGCTGGCCCAGGTGGCCGGGCCCGGCGCCATGTGCAGCCCCTGGCCAAGCTCCCAGGCATAGAGCGGAGCCAGGCCCAGCAGGCCGAGGGCAACGATAGAGGTCAGAAAACTCAAGGGGTGCAGCCCGGCTGGTCGCTGGCGCAGCAGAAAGGTGTAGAGCGCCCAGCAGGCCACCGCCAGCAGCACCCACAGGTCCCCCCGGTTGACCCGCAGGGCCAGCAGCAGGTCCAGGTCGGCACGGCTGATGATGGTTATCACCCCGGCAAAGGAGATCGCCATGCCCACTGCCTGGAGCTGCGTCACCCGCGTTCCGCCGAAGAGCCGCGACAGGGCCACAATGGCGATCGGGATGATGGAGTTGAGCAGGATAGCATTGGTGGCGGTGGTGCTCTGCAGGGCGATGTAGACGAACGTATTGAAGCAGAATACTCCCAGGAAGGCGAACATGGTCAGGGCCTTCCAGTTGTGGCGCAACAGAGGCCATTGGTCGCGGACGTGGCGCCAGGTGAAGGGGAGCAGGATCAGCAGTGCACCGGCCCAGCGCCAGAAGACCAGGCTGACCGGCGGAATGCTGGCATGCACGGCCCGGCCGAGCACGAAATTGCCGGCCCAGAAGAGCGTGGTAAGCACGAGCAGCAGGTAGGGGGAAAGGGGGATGTGCATGGACCATGGGCCTCTGGTAAAATCGTGAATCCGTGAGGCCTTCCAGCCTTCACTTGCTACCCAAACCTCTGTTCCTGCGTTTCTGAAGCAAGAGACTGTTCAGTGGAGGTGACGCGGCATTGTCGGCATGAAGCGGGGCCGGCGGCGATCAAGCCCCGACATGACGCTCGCTTCGGCTTTATACCTCACGAATTCAGGAGAATCTGAATCTGCCGTCCGCACTCGTGCAGGCCGGGGGCGGGGCGGCGCGAGATACAGTACAGCATTGCGGTGCCGGTTACCAGCCCAATGCCAGCTTCACTCCCAGTATTCCCCCCACCGTCAGGAACAGCACCCGCACAAATCCGTACCCTTTGCTGCGTCCCAGGCGGGAGCCGCAATACGCCCCCAGCACGGCACCGGCCGTGGAGGGTATCATCAGTCTGGCGTCGGCAAAGCCAGCGGATATGAAGATGACCACCGCGAAACAATTCCAGGTGAAGGCGACCACGTAGTAGTAGCCAAGGGCGGTGAGCAGAGGGAAACCGCGGGTCTTGGAGAGCAGGAACGAGGTGAACAGGCCGTTGCCGGAGCCGAAGAACGACTCGTAGGCCCCCAGCGGAAAGGCCAGCATGCCGGTTACCCGGCGCGAGAGGCGCGGTTCCGATTCCCCGCGGCCCAAGGAGGGACTGAAACCTACTGCGGCAACCAGGCTGATGATGACAAGACCGACCACGCGTTTCAGGATCTGTTCGTCCACCCCTCGCACCAGGAGCGTGCCGGCATAGGCCCCGGCCAGTCCGAAGCCGATCATGAACCTGATCAGCGTCCAGTCGAGGGTCTTGCCCCGGAGATAGTTGCGCGCCGCGATCAGGGTCCAGGCGGCGCCGTTCATCTGGTTGGAGGCGATGGCGACCGGCAGGGGAAAGCCGAGGGACAGCCAGACAGGCGTGGTCAGCATGGCAGCCCCGGCGCCGCTCATGGAGCTGAGTAGCGAGGCCAGGAATGCGACGGAGAAGATGATGGTGGTGTGCATGCGTGATGTTTTCCAGCGGGGCAGGGATCTGCCGGGATGCGTAATACTGTTACCTTACTAATTACTTTTCTTCGATAGGTCGCGGAATCTCTTGATCGCAACCTTCCGAACCTCAGAATGGGGGTCTTCAAGTGAAATCGTGTTAGCCAATTCTTTATTGGTTAATTTTTGAACTGCAGCAATTCTAACTATTTTAGAGGTGTCTTCGAGTGCAGATTTAGAGATAATGACTTGATCATCGATTTTTGATATTGCTATGCTTCTTATGGTAGCATCAGCATCCCCGATGGCAAGACGCTTCAAAGTATCCTCTTTACTCAATCTTATTGTGGCAGCGGCTCTAACATCTGCATTATCATTACTAGTGGCTATTTTCTCCAACAAATCCATGTCAGTTAATTTCAGGGTGGCCGCTTCCCTTACATCACTTTTCATATCCTTAATGGCCAACTCTTTAAGCGTCTCCATGTCATTTAGACAACTTGTTGCTGCTCTTCTCACGTCTGTTTTGGGATCGGACAAGGCGAATCTTTTAATTACCTCTTGGTCGTTCGTTCGGCAAATCGCTATTTCCCTTATATCTGCGATTTCATCCTTCAATAGTTTCCGTAATACCGCTTGATTTTCAAGTCTTGCCACAGCAGCTTTCCTAACATCTGTCTTTTTGTCGCTGAATGCTATGTTTTCAAGTAAAGTCTGATTGGTTATGCGACTTACAGCAATTTCTCTGACATCATTATCAGTATCATTTTTATATAAATGTTCTAAGGTTTCTTGATCTTCAATTCTTGAGACAGCAGCTTTCCTTACATCATCATTCTTTTCATTTTTAGCTATATCGCTGATCAATTTCTTATTCTCAATCTTTTCTACAGCAGCAGCTCTGACATATGAATCGCTATCTCTCAGTGCAAATTGTTCAAGAAGAGATTGATCCGATATGTTTGCGACCATGTCTCTTCGAATAATTCTGTTTGTATAAACTTGAGTCAGCTTTTCAAAATGCTCAGAGGTGTAGCCCCTAAAAGGGCCTAGGAAAACACACTCCGCGATATCCTGACTAGCTTCTTCAAATGTAGCTTCGTTCGGATAGAAGTTGCCGCCGGTGAGAAATCCTATAGTGCCATTTAAAATTATTGCGAATGGGTCAGGGGTGTAATTAAGTGAAACAAATTTTGTTTCTTTGGGTTTGACATGGATTTCCATATCGTGAGCAGGGTTTAATAAGTACTTATAAAATGTTTTCCTTCTTTGGCATTAACCAAAAAGTACCCATTGTTGAAAAGCTTACCTAATTCGTTTCCATCAAAACTGATTTTAACTATAGTTGGGCTTCCACCAATACTACTTCTGTATATTATTACCGTACCTTCATCATCTGCTGGTTCGTTCTTCAATAGAAGGCTGTCGCCATATTTGATACCGGTGGCGCTACACCCACACAAAATTGATAAATAGAGAATCAAGACGGAAAATATCTTATACACGGTGCTCTCCAGTCTTTAATTAATATAATATTATTCTAGCCGCTGAGTTCCATAGCAGAACGACAATGACGGCTAGGGCGATAAGGTAGTAGTAATGACTTCCGATCCAGTTGAGCAAGTTTACGGCATCGTACATGGACTCCTCCTGGGAATGTTGTGCATCAAAAGTTCAACTATACTGAGTCAGGCACGACTATCATCCTCTTCCAAACAGCTCGAATTCCGGAGATGTACCTTTATCTGCAGCATAATATCAAATACTACATTGCGCTTGAGGTTATCCGCCGCTGCTCTATCGTCGACTTACTCCTTGTAGCCAGCCCTTTGCAGAAAAAGCAAAACCCCGTGCTCCATCACAGGAACGCGGGGTTTCGTCTTGAATCGGGGAATTGTAAGATCCAGTTGTCCTCACGATAGCTCCGCAGACATTGTCACGATATGCCGCCGCAGCTAATCAAATTTACTCACAAATGTCAAGTTGGGTTAATTATATTTCCTTGCATATGGATATGCCACCCCTTCGATAGTGATTTTTCAGGTCTGCTTCCAGTGCCCACATTATTTTTTGATACTGGGAATGATCTTCAGAACGGCCAGGCCGAGCAGCAAACCCCAGAATGCGCTGCCGATGCCCCTCAGGGTAAGCCCCGATGCGGTCACAAGGAACGTAATGAGCGCCGCATCCCGTTCCCGCTCGTCATGCAGCGCACCTGCCAGGCTGTTGCCGATTGTTCCGAGCAGGGCTATGCCGGCTATGGCCGCTACCAGCTCTTTCGGCAGGGCGGCAAAAGCAGTGGCCACGGTCGCGCCGAGCAGGCCGGTGATCAGGTAGAAAATGCCGGCCCAGACCGCTGCAAGATAGCGGCGTTCCGGATTTACATCCGCTTCCGGGCTCATGCAGATGGCGGCGGTAATTGCGGCCAGATTGAACTGGAACCCGCCGATGGGCGCCAGCAGCACTCCGGTCAATCCGGTCCAGCCGATCAGCGGCGAGACCGGAGTCTGGTAGCCATTGGCACGCAGAACGGCAATACCCGGCACATTCTGGGAGGCCATCGTGACAATGAACAGGGGGATCCCGACGCCGATGATTGTCGAAATAGTAAACGTCGGTGCGATAAATACCGGTTGGGCAAGGGTAAGTTTCACAGCCTCGAAGTGAATCAATCCGCCCTGGGCCGCCCAGACCAGCCCGCCCAGGAAGGTCAGCGGAATCGTGTAGCGTGAGTTCAGTCTTCGGCCAGCCAGGTAGATAAACAGCATCAGGGCCACCAGCCGGAGCTGGGAACCGAGGGACACGAAGACTCCCATACCGAAGCGGAGCAGTACACCCGCCAGCATGGCAGCGGCCAGCGATTTCGGGACATGCTTCATGAGCGTCTCGACCCAGCCGGTTACACCGCAGATCGTGAGCAGCGCCGAGGCGAAGATAAAGGTGCCGATGGCGTCGCTCATCGGCAGACCGACCAGTGCCGTGGCCAGCAGCGCCGCACCCGGCGTCGACCATGCGGTCAGCACCGGACTGCGGAAATACAGCGAGAGACCGATGCAGGTCAAGGCCATGCCCACACCCAGGGCCAGCAGCCAGGAACTGACGTGGGCAGGGCCGGCACCAGCAGCGGTAGCCGCCTGGAAAACTATGGCGGCCGAACTGGTGTAGCCGACCAACACCGCGATAAAGCCGGCGGAAATATGCGAAGGTCCGAAAAATTTACCCATAAATACTCATTGCTCCTATTGTGATGCCATTACCCAGATACGAATAAACCCGAATAATAAGAAGACGCACCAATTCCCCTGATCATGACTGTTATCTGTTCAATTATTCCTATTCCAGCCTTGTCAGATACGTGTTCCTTGTCAACCAAAGCTCCTCCATCCGGTACATATGCCAGTGATCATGCATCAGTACATGCCTGGTCAGAATATAGAGCGAATACTCTTCATATTCAGGATGGGTCGCCCTCTTTTTCCAGGCTATGTCATCTGCACTTTCCAGGAGCTGCAGTTGACTGGCTCTGTTACAGGAGAACAGTTCGAGCGCAGATTCGATGCTCATGCGAAGGGGAGTATCAGATTCTGCCTTGTCTTCACCGGGAATGAACGGGACAAACTCGGGATTATCCTCATTCATGAACCGTTCAATACGCTTTGTCAGCATGGGTTGCACGTCGGCCAAATGGCTGTAATGCTCTGCAACAGTCCAGAAGCCTTCACCTCTTCGTAAATCCAGTTTGGCTTCCGGAATGGACAGGACAAACTGAGATAGTATTTTGGGCGACCGTCTGAGCGATTCCAGCAGATCCGGAATGTCTTGCACCTTCACTCTCCTTTCATGGAGAAAGCAAAACCCCGCGCTCCATCATAGGAACGCGGGGCTTCATCTTTGAACCAGGGAAATTGTAAGATCCAATTGTCCTCACGATAACTCCGGAAGGCATTTACACGATATTTATGCCGTCTGAATTAAGTATGCCGCCTCCGGATTCGCCTTAAAATGAACTTGTCCGGGAGACGCTAATGGCCGCTATTTAATGGCAGCCTGGAACGCATAGAACAGGATGGTCGAAAAGCACTTGTAGGTCTCGTCGCCGATGATCTTGAAGGCCTCCTCCGGGGTTGAAGCCTTTCGGGTGGGTCTGTCGGATATGAGGGTACAGTACATGTCCGCCAGACCGATCACCTGGGTCGATACCCTGATTTCGTCCCCCTTGAGGCCGCCGGGATACCCGCCGCCAAAATACCGCTCATGGTGATGACGCACGGCATCCAGCACCAGATCATTGTAACGGCCGTTTTTCCTCAGGAATATATACCCCTCGAATGGATGGCGCCTGATCTCCTCCAGGGTGGGAGAGGTCCAGTAATCCTTTTCTTCCGTAATGTCCTTCAGAATGAGGGACATGCCGATGTCGTGCAGCATTCCGGCCATGCCGATATCAACCAGATCATCGCGTTTTTCCGGAAAAAGCTTTGACCATACCAGCATGGACATGACCGCGACCTGCATGGAGTGCCTGATGGCGAAGACCGAGCCGCTCCCCAGGGTCTTGAGCAGGTCGGCGATGCTCTGCGACTCCGAGATATACTGGGCCAGATGGCCGCTCAGATTCCTGCACCGTTCGGCATCCTGGGCCTTCTCAGGGTCTACGAAGATATTTTTCAGATAGTTTGTGGTGGCCTGGGTCAGCGCGGCGGTTTTCGCCATCTGGTCCATATCGCACCGCTCCAGGATCTCAGCCAGGTTTTCCTCGGTAAAACGGGCGACCTCCTCATGGTCTCCGGACCTGACATAGAGTATACGCGTATTGCTGGCCAGCAGCCGGTCACGATCGACTTCGGTGAATGGAAGCGATTCTTCCTTGTAAAGGACATGTTTTCCCCAGGTTTCGGTAAAGAGCGCCACTCGGGGGAAGATATCGGGCAGCACGCATGCCAGGGAAACAGGCTCATATATATCATGGGTTCCCATCGATTCACCTCGGTAAAGGGGGGGAGCAGTTTGAAAGCGAACGATACCAATGGCTGGTACGGTTTCATTTTGATTACGCCATTGCAGCGATAAATGCAAGGAGGAGTGCTATTGGATGTTGCCCACGGATTTTAAGAAAAAAATTTAAAATTAAATTGAGAAAATCATTGGGGCAGGATTGCAATAACTGTAAATCCATAGCCCGGCAAAAAAGTTCCTTCAACCGCTCCTGCCCTTTTCGGCCAGCGGTGCGTCCCTCACGACCGTAATATCAGGCTGGCGTCGCAAGCTTAAGCCCGACAATACCGGCAATAATCAGCGCAACACTGATGAGCCGACCAGTGTTTGCGGGCTCGCCAAAGAGTACGACGCCTAACGCTACCGTCCCGACGGCTCCGATCCCGACCCAGATGGCGTACGCAGTGCCCACGGGAAGGGACTTCATGGCAATGCCCAGCAACCAGAGACTGATAAGCATCGACAGAATAGTCCCCACACTGGGCCACAACCGGGTGAAACCTTCCGTGTACTTCAATCCGATTGCCCAGCCGACCTCAAATAACCCCGCAATAATAAGAATGACCCAAACCATGCAGTTTTCCTCCCGCAAATCCGAGGTCGTCCTCGATGTGTAGTGGAGCGGTGAGGTCGTCCCCACTTCCGTTCAGGCCTTACATGATATGCTTCACCATGATTATCCTACGGCCCATTGCCATGCCTTCGCAGCCTTATTTTTCAAACAGACCGGCAAACAGCTCCTTTGACCTCTCCAGCCCTTTTTCAGTCAGCACAACGGCCTTGTTCCTATTGCGGGGATCAAGGATGTACCCCTGCTCAAAAAGCCGGTCCATAACCTCGAAATCCGTTCCTTTCCAGGCCCGGTTCCCGTCATGCAGCGTCAACTGCAAAAGAGCCAGCACGCACTCGTCTATTTTCTCGGTATCGTATTCCGTTTTTTCCGCTGGCACATACCCGGTCTGTGCCTCGTGTATTCTGCTCACCAGCGGATAGCGTTCCGGATTGAGGATGCTGTCCACCTCAAGATCGACATCGAGCTCCGGCCAGTAGAGATGCTTTGGAGAGGGACATTCGACATGCATGACTTTTCCGATAGCCGCCTCCCGGAACCAGGGGAACTGGTCGTAGGGTAGGAACAGCTCCCGGTCTTCCAGCAGTATCCAGAGCCCATGAGGGGAGACATTCGTTACTTCAGCGGTCGAAGTGGAGGTGCCATGTTTTGCGTATGTCATCCTCATGCTCCTTTATGAGCCTGCTCGCCGTTTTCAGCTCCACTTCCGACATACCATGATTCTGCGCCAGTTCAATTACCGGTTCAATCCAGAACTTCGCTTCTCCTCTCTGGCTCGTCACATGGATGTGCATCCGTGATTCCTCACGGGAGAAGAAGTGGAATCGCAACCCGCTTTTTGTAAAAACAGTGGGACTCATATCTTTTCCGTCAGACCCGTTCACACCATCCGTTTCAGCTCATCCAGCAGGTTGAGCGCCTCCAGCGGGGTCAGGGTGGCGATGTTGAGCTTCTTCAGGCGCAGCCGCAACTGATCCTCGCTGCTCTCGAACAGCGTGAACTGGGGCGATTCCTTGGGGGGCCGCTTGCTGCTCTTGGCGATGCGTGGCGCCCCCTC belongs to Geobacter sp. SVR and includes:
- the sugE gene encoding quaternary ammonium compound efflux SMR transporter SugE — protein: MVWVILIIAGLFEVGWAIGLKYTEGFTRLWPSVGTILSMLISLWLLGIAMKSLPVGTAYAIWVGIGAVGTVALGVVLFGEPANTGRLISVALIIAGIVGLKLATPA
- a CDS encoding HD-GYP domain-containing protein, producing MGTHDIYEPVSLACVLPDIFPRVALFTETWGKHVLYKEESLPFTEVDRDRLLASNTRILYVRSGDHEEVARFTEENLAEILERCDMDQMAKTAALTQATTNYLKNIFVDPEKAQDAERCRNLSGHLAQYISESQSIADLLKTLGSGSVFAIRHSMQVAVMSMLVWSKLFPEKRDDLVDIGMAGMLHDIGMSLILKDITEEKDYWTSPTLEEIRRHPFEGYIFLRKNGRYNDLVLDAVRHHHERYFGGGYPGGLKGDEIRVSTQVIGLADMYCTLISDRPTRKASTPEEAFKIIGDETYKCFSTILFYAFQAAIK
- a CDS encoding DinB family protein: MQDIPDLLESLRRSPKILSQFVLSIPEAKLDLRRGEGFWTVAEHYSHLADVQPMLTKRIERFMNEDNPEFVPFIPGEDKAESDTPLRMSIESALELFSCNRASQLQLLESADDIAWKKRATHPEYEEYSLYILTRHVLMHDHWHMYRMEELWLTRNTYLTRLE
- a CDS encoding dipeptide epimerase; translation: MERVSFAIEDATVAIIKAPMITPFRIATGQHDELENVFLRLRTSDGICGYGEAAVAAHITGETVATTLANLQTVAASLKGRKTDDPEEACREFAPALAGNHAALAALEMALLDISSRMRRIPFHQLFAPAAPHRPRLSFATDITVVIGTLEEARAAARHYAARGFTRFKIKIGRDEELDLQRVLAVQEIVPGCELTLDANVGYGAEQMLAFMDRLDRGGVRPILLEQPVPKHDWEGLTAVTAALEGSGTLVCADESVGSLATARRAIDNGAVSAINIKFMKSGILEGAEIARLATAHSIPLMLGAMIEGALSITAAAHFAAGLGCFDFIDLDTTFFIAGDLARSPYLDDSGRFDLQRAGHGIGVEPAFP
- a CDS encoding DUF4160 domain-containing protein — protein: MSPTVFTKSGLRFHFFSREESRMHIHVTSQRGEAKFWIEPVIELAQNHGMSEVELKTASRLIKEHEDDIRKTWHLHFDR
- a CDS encoding DUF6429 family protein; this translates as MPAEKTEYDTEKIDECVLALLQLTLHDGNRAWKGTDFEVMDRLFEQGYILDPRNRNKAVVLTEKGLERSKELFAGLFEK
- a CDS encoding sulfite exporter TauE/SafE family protein, whose product is MHTTIIFSVAFLASLLSSMSGAGAAMLTTPVWLSLGFPLPVAIASNQMNGAAWTLIAARNYLRGKTLDWTLIRFMIGFGLAGAYAGTLLVRGVDEQILKRVVGLVIISLVAAVGFSPSLGRGESEPRLSRRVTGMLAFPLGAYESFFGSGNGLFTSFLLSKTRGFPLLTALGYYYVVAFTWNCFAVVIFISAGFADARLMIPSTAGAVLGAYCGSRLGRSKGYGFVRVLFLTVGGILGVKLALGW
- a CDS encoding DMT family transporter, with product MHIPLSPYLLLVLTTLFWAGNFVLGRAVHASIPPVSLVFWRWAGALLILLPFTWRHVRDQWPLLRHNWKALTMFAFLGVFCFNTFVYIALQSTTATNAILLNSIIPIAIVALSRLFGGTRVTQLQAVGMAISFAGVITIISRADLDLLLALRVNRGDLWVLLAVACWALYTFLLRQRPAGLHPLSFLTSIVALGLLGLAPLYAWELGQGLHMAPGPATWASLLYVAFFPSVLAFIFWNQAVGQVGANRAGLFLHLMPVFGTLLSIMFLGESLHLFQVTGIGLIFSGIWLTTRA
- a CDS encoding benzoate/H(+) symporter BenE family transporter, with amino-acid sequence MGKFFGPSHISAGFIAVLVGYTSSAAIVFQAATAAGAGPAHVSSWLLALGVGMALTCIGLSLYFRSPVLTAWSTPGAALLATALVGLPMSDAIGTFIFASALLTICGVTGWVETLMKHVPKSLAAAMLAGVLLRFGMGVFVSLGSQLRLVALMLFIYLAGRRLNSRYTIPLTFLGGLVWAAQGGLIHFEAVKLTLAQPVFIAPTFTISTIIGVGIPLFIVTMASQNVPGIAVLRANGYQTPVSPLIGWTGLTGVLLAPIGGFQFNLAAITAAICMSPEADVNPERRYLAAVWAGIFYLITGLLGATVATAFAALPKELVAAIAGIALLGTIGNSLAGALHDERERDAALITFLVTASGLTLRGIGSAFWGLLLGLAVLKIIPSIKK
- a CDS encoding N-acetylmuramoyl-L-alanine amidase; its protein translation is MNRFLHIAVCFLMICLLYPLPAQAAKKKAAPKAVFTEQSSASVHPSAVLSEIKHWSNPDYTRISLELDRDVTWEAHELGKGKDGKPSRIYVDINRTRLAKGVKDITIGDGLLKGARVGQYKADVVRVVLDTENIKDYKVFPLSEPARLIIDVRGERPTEIARLEPGISARPEPAPEVKHEEPKAIERVVERIAKPPRKPVISKIRRIVVDPGHGGHDSGAVGLNGVMEKDVVLAIGLKLRDMLRDELGLDVVMTRSTDIFIPLEERTAIANKVNADLFVSVHANASLNRSAAGIETYYLNLAKTEKAAQLAAKENGTSLEKVSVLQAILFDLMANYKLNDSAHLAEEVQKSLHKKVRARHGDARNLGVKQGPFYVLVGATMPSILVETAFISNPHEETRLKDPAYQEMTAEGILEGIRGYITSLK
- a CDS encoding HEAT repeat domain-containing protein; this encodes MEIHVKPKETKFVSLNYTPDPFAIILNGTIGFLTGGNFYPNEATFEEASQDIAECVFLGPFRGYTSEHFEKLTQVYTNRIIRRDMVANISDQSLLEQFALRDSDSYVRAAAVEKIENKKLISDIAKNEKNDDVRKAAVSRIEDQETLEHLYKNDTDNDVREIAVSRITNQTLLENIAFSDKKTDVRKAAVARLENQAVLRKLLKDEIADIREIAICRTNDQEVIKRFALSDPKTDVRRAATSCLNDMETLKELAIKDMKSDVREAATLKLTDMDLLEKIATSNDNADVRAAATIRLSKEDTLKRLAIGDADATIRSIAISKIDDQVIISKSALEDTSKIVRIAAVQKLTNKELANTISLEDPHSEVRKVAIKRFRDLSKKSN